The genomic segment AGTAGGCGCGCGCGAGTTCGCGACGCTTTTCGGTGAAACGTTCGATGCTGCGCAACTGGCCGAGACCGACGCGCGCCGCCACGTCCGTCAGGTTGTACTTGCCGCCGAGCACGTCGCAGTCCATGCCGTCGAAGCCCGTGCGCGTGATGCCCTGCAGCCGGTATTTGCGCGCGAGTTCCGCTTCGTCCTCGTTGTTGAGCACGAGTGCGCCGCCTTCGATCGACGTGACGTTCTTGTTGGCGTGGAAGCTGAACGACACGATGTCGCCGAGCGCGCCGATGCGCTCGCCCTTCCAGGTCGAGCCGAACGCCTGCGCGGCGTCCTCGATCACGCGCAGCTTGTGGGCGCGCGCGATCTCGTAGAGTCTGTCCATGTCCACCGGCAAACCCGCCAGATAGACCGGCATGATGGCCTTCGTGCGCGGCGTGATCGCGCGTTCGAGCAGGTTCAGGTCGATGTTGCGCGTGACCGGATCGATATCGACGAACACCGGCGTCGCGCCCACTTCGAGAATCACGTTCGCTGTCGACACCCAGGTCATCGGCGTGGTGATCACTTCGTCGCCCGGACCGACGCCCGCGATGCGCAGGCCGATTTCCATCGTGCAGGTGCCCGAGTTGAACGCGCGCACCGGGCGGCCGCCTACATAGGCCGACAATTCGGCTTCGAACTGCTGATTCTGCGGGCCGGTCGTGATCCAGCCCGAGCGCAGCACGTCGACGACACCCTGAATGGTTTCTTCATCGATCTCGGGCTTGACGAAAGGCAGAAACGGCCGCGTTGTTTGAGTCATGGACTATGCGCTTAAAAAATGAATTGATCCGGTTGACGCTTCGGGTTGACGTTTCGGTTCGGTGAATCAGCCGCGGGCGAGCACCACTACGCCGATCAGAATGATGCCGATGCCGACGAGCCGCTGCATCGACAGCACCTCGCCGAACAGATACCACGCCGCGAACGCATTGACGACGTAGCCGAGCGAGAGCATCGGATAGGCGATCGACACATCCACCCGCGACAACCCGACGATCCACACGACGACGCTCAGCACGTAGCACGCGAGCCCGCCGATGATGGGCAACTGGGTCGCGATCCTGAAGCCGACCGGGACGATATTGGCGGCCGTCAGGTCGAAATGGCCCACCGCGTTCACGCCGGCTTTGAGCAGGAGCTGGGCGCACGCGTTCAACAATACGCCGATGATGATGCAAGTGAAGGAAATCGGGTTCATCGCGCCTTTTTCAAATGCGGAACAAGGATACTCGGTTCGTCGCGAAATGCCGAACGATCGTGCGGCGCAACATCGTCGCTGGGAAGGATCAGAAGGCTCACGGCTGCGGCTTCTCCACGATCACGCGGCGCTCGTCGCGCGCGATCACCTGCATCGGCACGTGACGCGCCACGAATTCGTCGTAGCGGGACGGCGGCATCAGTGCGAGCGCGTAACGCTTCGAATCCCACAACTTGATCCATTCGTCGATGCTCGGCACCCATTTCTGCGGTTCGGTTTGTACGCCAAACGTAAGCTCGTCGGCTTCGTGGACCATGATCATCGTGTGATCGAGGTAGAAGGGCATCGTGTGATCGAGCTTCGCAATCGAATAGAACGGCGTGTCGGGCGGCAGCTTCGCCATCGCGGCCTTCACGGCCGGCACGAGGTTCACGCCCGAGCTCTGCGTGCCGAACACGTCGTGGCCGGAGCCGGCGATCGTGCCGAGCAGCAGCCACGCCGCGCCCAGCCCGGCGGCGCCCGCGAGCACGCTGCGCCGGTTCAGCCAGATCGCGAATACGGTCACGACGAACGCGACCGCGAGGCCCGCGTACACCCAGATCTGGAATTCGCGATAGAGCGCATTCGGCGTGTTTGCGCTGCCCGCGCGGCCGAGGAAGATCGCGCCGAACGCCGCGGCGATCAGAAACACCGCGTAGCCGATCAGATGCATGCGGTAGCGCGTCTTCGTCAGCGACGGCAAATAAAGCCCGATCACGAGCGCGATCGCCGGCGCGATCGGCAGCACGTAGGACAGGAGCTTCGAGTGCGACGCGCTGAAGAACAGGAAGATGAACGCCGACCAGACGAGCAGCATCGTCACGGGTGCGAAGCCGTTGGGCTGACGCGGCGTCTTCAGGCCGTGACGCACGCTCTGAAAGGTGATCGACAGCCACGGCAGAAATCCGACGATCAGCACCGGCACGAAGTAATAGAACGCGCCGGGGCGGTTCTGCTCGGGCGTCAGATAGCGCTTGAACTGCTGAACGATGAAAAAGAAATTGAAGAACTCGGGGTTCTTCATCTGCACGAGCGCGAACCACGGGGCCGTGACGATCAGGAACACGATCAGCCCGCTGCCGATATAGAGCCGCTTCCACAGCGCCCAGTCGCGCGCGACGAGCGAGTAGAGAATGAGCGTGGCGCCGGGCAGGATCAGGCCGATCAGCCCCTTAGACAGCACCGCCGCGCCCATGCCGGCCCAGCAGAGCCACATCCACAGACGGACTTCGCGCGTCGGCAGGCCGGGGCGCTGGGCGAGCAGCAGCGCGCAGAGCGTCAGCTCCATCCAGAACGACAGGGCCATGTCGAGCGTGTTGAAGTGACCCATCAGGTTCCAGTACGGGCAGGTCGCGAGAATGACCGCGGCCGCGAAGCCCGTCAGCGCGTTGAATACTCGCGCGCCCGTGTAGCCGACGAGCAGCACGCCCGCGAAACCCGTGAGCGCGGTATAGAAGCGCGCCTGCCATTCGCCGATGCCGAACCAGGCGAACGTGAGCGCGTTCGCCCAAGTTTGCAGCGGCGGCTTCTCGAAATACTTGTAGCCGTTATAGCGCGGCGTGATCCAGTCGCCGGTGACGAACATCTCGCGTGCCATTTCGGCATAGCGGCCTTCGTCGCTCGGCACGAGATGGCGATAGCCCAACGGCGCGAACCAGATGATCGCGAGCGCGAGAACGAGAAGAATGAGCGAAAGACGTGTGAGCGGTAGCCGCGAAGGCGTATCGTTCATGAAGTCAACCTGTCCGATGCCGCGATGCGCGGCGCTAGTGAAACGAAATGGGCGATGGGCGCGCATACTCAGGCACGCATTTTCGATGCGAGTTCGCATTGATCGGCCACGCCGCGCGATTTGCACCGACGCCCCGAATCCATCCGGCGAATGCCCGTCGCATCCCGGAAAGGCGGACGCCGGGCGGGAGTGTAGCGCACGCCCGGCCTGCATTCGTCAATTTTGAAGCGGACAGACCCT from the Caballeronia sp. NK8 genome contains:
- a CDS encoding glycosyltransferase family 39 protein, coding for MNDTPSRLPLTRLSLILLVLALAIIWFAPLGYRHLVPSDEGRYAEMAREMFVTGDWITPRYNGYKYFEKPPLQTWANALTFAWFGIGEWQARFYTALTGFAGVLLVGYTGARVFNALTGFAAAVILATCPYWNLMGHFNTLDMALSFWMELTLCALLLAQRPGLPTREVRLWMWLCWAGMGAAVLSKGLIGLILPGATLILYSLVARDWALWKRLYIGSGLIVFLIVTAPWFALVQMKNPEFFNFFFIVQQFKRYLTPEQNRPGAFYYFVPVLIVGFLPWLSITFQSVRHGLKTPRQPNGFAPVTMLLVWSAFIFLFFSASHSKLLSYVLPIAPAIALVIGLYLPSLTKTRYRMHLIGYAVFLIAAAFGAIFLGRAGSANTPNALYREFQIWVYAGLAVAFVVTVFAIWLNRRSVLAGAAGLGAAWLLLGTIAGSGHDVFGTQSSGVNLVPAVKAAMAKLPPDTPFYSIAKLDHTMPFYLDHTMIMVHEADELTFGVQTEPQKWVPSIDEWIKLWDSKRYALALMPPSRYDEFVARHVPMQVIARDERRVIVEKPQP
- a CDS encoding SMR family transporter, with amino-acid sequence MNPISFTCIIIGVLLNACAQLLLKAGVNAVGHFDLTAANIVPVGFRIATQLPIIGGLACYVLSVVVWIVGLSRVDVSIAYPMLSLGYVVNAFAAWYLFGEVLSMQRLVGIGIILIGVVVLARG
- a CDS encoding DegT/DnrJ/EryC1/StrS aminotransferase family protein, with amino-acid sequence MTQTTRPFLPFVKPEIDEETIQGVVDVLRSGWITTGPQNQQFEAELSAYVGGRPVRAFNSGTCTMEIGLRIAGVGPGDEVITTPMTWVSTANVILEVGATPVFVDIDPVTRNIDLNLLERAITPRTKAIMPVYLAGLPVDMDRLYEIARAHKLRVIEDAAQAFGSTWKGERIGALGDIVSFSFHANKNVTSIEGGALVLNNEDEAELARKYRLQGITRTGFDGMDCDVLGGKYNLTDVAARVGLGQLRSIERFTEKRRELARAYFDAFEGGAAVQLGVGLPPRNFTDSNWHMFQIALPLEKLTLTRAEFMGEMKERGVGTGIHYPALHLFTLYRARGFTEGMFPHAERYGASTVTLPLFTLMSTDDVTHVVKTIDEICEQFAGDSKRNG